A stretch of the Saccharolobus caldissimus genome encodes the following:
- a CDS encoding alpha/beta fold hydrolase, which translates to MKLEEIYGKYVYIKKYNLYAYYEIAGKFLSSSAVIFIHSAGADSRQWHDTILKLPDNHTYIVLDMIGHGKTFPLNWKAIYEKETYAEYLKEFINELGLTRYVLVGDAVGARICLLYAVKYKPKELFGIIAFEPMDYIPGDWFGPLGTLEKELKDSQAIAKWFISLCSDKTPHEKKSKVAWFPLSNSYNITIGDLYSASVDLRNNLKEISCPVLLVRGKDDPLVSSQDMERIRKEIPNSSIVEIENTGHFPQVENPEVTAKIIEDFLNKINFN; encoded by the coding sequence ATGAAATTGGAGGAAATATATGGAAAGTATGTATATATAAAAAAATATAATTTATATGCATATTACGAGATAGCAGGTAAATTTCTTTCATCTTCAGCAGTGATATTTATACATTCTGCAGGAGCAGATTCTAGGCAATGGCATGATACTATATTAAAATTACCAGACAACCATACTTATATAGTGTTAGATATGATTGGGCATGGGAAAACTTTTCCATTGAACTGGAAAGCCATATATGAAAAAGAAACTTACGCAGAGTATTTAAAGGAATTTATAAATGAGCTAGGACTAACTAGATATGTTCTTGTAGGAGATGCAGTAGGAGCAAGAATATGCTTGCTATATGCAGTAAAGTATAAGCCTAAAGAGTTATTTGGAATAATAGCATTTGAACCTATGGATTATATACCTGGTGATTGGTTTGGGCCTCTTGGCACATTAGAGAAAGAATTAAAGGATTCACAAGCTATTGCAAAGTGGTTTATATCTTTATGTTCAGATAAAACGCCTCATGAAAAGAAGTCTAAGGTAGCTTGGTTTCCTCTTTCAAATTCATATAATATTACAATTGGAGATTTATATAGTGCATCTGTAGATTTAAGAAATAACCTTAAAGAGATTTCCTGCCCAGTGTTATTGGTTAGAGGGAAAGATGATCCGTTAGTTTCATCTCAAGATATGGAAAGAATAAGGAAGGAAATTCCTAATTCATCTATAGTAGAAATAGAGAATACCGGTCATTTTCCTCAAGTAGAAAATCCAGAGGTTACAGCAAAAATAATCGAAGACTTTTTAAATAAAATTAATTTTAATTGA